From Vreelandella neptunia, the proteins below share one genomic window:
- the tpiA gene encoding triose-phosphate isomerase: protein MRTPLIAGNWKMNGSVALINEFGQAFSAAVSPSSVDVVIIPPFPYLDAARHAFEGTVLSLGAQTLNPIHSGAHTGEVSGRMLKEFAVSHVLVGHSERRQLYKESDEQIFARLLAALSVDITPILCVGESLEERDAGRTMDVVLRQVGHAMSRLEPEQRKQVVIAYEPVWAIGTGRTATPEQAQDVMAGIRAYQAGFDKGLAEQLRLLYGGSMNASNAAELLAQPDIDGGLVGGASLKIDDFYAICQSAG, encoded by the coding sequence ATGCGTACGCCTTTAATTGCCGGCAACTGGAAAATGAATGGTTCCGTGGCGTTGATCAATGAGTTCGGCCAGGCCTTCTCCGCCGCCGTATCGCCAAGCAGTGTGGATGTGGTTATTATTCCGCCGTTCCCATATTTGGATGCGGCGCGCCATGCGTTTGAAGGTACGGTGCTGTCATTGGGCGCGCAAACGTTGAATCCCATTCACTCTGGGGCGCATACCGGCGAAGTAAGTGGCCGCATGCTGAAAGAGTTTGCAGTTTCCCATGTGTTGGTGGGGCACTCGGAGCGGCGTCAGCTCTATAAAGAGAGCGATGAACAGATCTTTGCACGCCTGCTCGCAGCATTGAGCGTGGATATCACGCCGATCCTCTGTGTGGGAGAGTCCCTGGAGGAGCGCGACGCAGGGCGCACGATGGATGTGGTGCTTCGCCAGGTAGGGCATGCGATGTCCCGCCTAGAGCCTGAACAGCGTAAGCAGGTGGTCATTGCCTATGAGCCTGTTTGGGCCATTGGCACTGGGCGCACGGCAACGCCTGAGCAAGCCCAGGACGTTATGGCAGGCATCCGTGCCTACCAGGCGGGTTTCGATAAGGGCCTCGCCGAGCAACTGCGTTTGCTTTACGGCGGCAGTATGAACGCAAGCAATGCGGCTGAGCTGCTTGCTCAGCCAGATATCGACGGCGGTCTAGTGGGCGGAGCCTCACTCAAGATCGATGATTTTTATGCCATTTGTCAGTCAGCAGGATAA
- the secG gene encoding preprotein translocase subunit SecG, which translates to MQVAILMIHVVIAVALVVLILLQQGKGAEAGAAFGGGASQTVFGSRGSGNFLSRTTGILAAGFFATSMALAYFATQAGQAPEAGIPDSRLIEQQQSVPTLDDRPADVDNTAPVLEESSE; encoded by the coding sequence ATGCAAGTTGCAATTCTTATGATTCATGTGGTGATTGCGGTCGCCCTGGTGGTACTCATTCTGCTTCAGCAGGGTAAAGGTGCCGAAGCTGGTGCGGCTTTCGGGGGTGGTGCATCACAGACCGTGTTTGGTTCACGGGGCAGCGGTAACTTTTTGTCGCGCACCACCGGCATTTTGGCGGCGGGCTTCTTCGCCACTTCAATGGCGCTAGCGTACTTTGCCACCCAGGCGGGCCAGGCACCGGAAGCGGGCATTCCCGATTCGCGTCTGATCGAGCAGCAGCAAAGCGTCCCGACGCTTGACGACAGGCCTGCGGACGTGGATAATACCGCGCCAGTGCTAGAGGAAAGCAGCGAGTAA
- the rimP gene encoding ribosome maturation factor RimP, with protein sequence MATKHAALHALIEPVVAAMGFELWGIDHLSQGKNSRLVIYIERESGVSVEDCADISRQVSAVMDVEDPIAGEYRLEVSSPGMARPLYSLDQFARFQGHHVALKLRTAFDGRRKYQGLLVGVEGDEVLLQLDGEEYCFPIESIDSAHIVPQFDD encoded by the coding sequence GTGGCCACTAAACACGCTGCGCTTCACGCGCTAATCGAACCTGTTGTTGCTGCCATGGGCTTTGAGCTATGGGGCATCGACCATCTTTCCCAGGGCAAAAATTCGCGGCTGGTGATCTATATCGAGCGCGAGAGTGGTGTCAGCGTGGAAGACTGCGCAGATATTAGCCGCCAAGTCAGTGCCGTTATGGATGTAGAAGACCCCATTGCCGGTGAGTACCGGTTGGAAGTCTCCTCGCCAGGCATGGCACGTCCCTTGTATTCCCTGGATCAGTTTGCCCGCTTTCAAGGTCATCACGTCGCGCTGAAACTGCGCACTGCCTTTGACGGGCGGCGCAAGTATCAAGGGCTTTTGGTCGGTGTTGAGGGGGATGAAGTACTGCTACAACTGGATGGCGAAGAGTACTGCTTTCCAATTGAGAGTATTGATTCTGCTCACATTGTACCGCAGTTCGACGATTGA
- the nusA gene encoding transcription termination factor NusA, whose translation MSKEILMVVDAISNEKGVPRDVIFEAVEAALASASRKRFEREEANVRVHIDRRTGEYETFRTWTVVEDDEFETPDYEIKESIAEQRDPPLKLGDVVEKNIENASFGRIAAQTAKQVIVQKVREAERAEVVRQYADREGELVAGIVKKTTRDGLIIDLGENAEAFLPRNEMIHGERYRMNERVRALLVKVDPDARGAQLQLSRTCPELIIELFKIEVPEIAEQLIEIKGAARDPGSRAKIAVKTNDRRIDPVGACVGMRGSRVQAVSSELQNERVDIVLWDDNPAQLVINAMAPADVGSILVDEDAHAMDVAVAQDNLAQAIGRSGQNVRLASELTGWRINVMTEEEAESKRDQEIDSLVDSFIQHLDVDEDVARLLVDEGFTTLEEVAYVPMEEMLEIEEFDEDLVEALRARAKDELLTMAIATEEALDGAQPAADLLEMDGMERHLAFILASRGIVTMEDLAEQSVDDLVDIEELDEARAAALIMTARAPWFEVDDASDSNTQ comes from the coding sequence ATGAGTAAAGAAATTTTAATGGTCGTTGACGCGATCTCCAATGAGAAGGGCGTCCCGCGTGATGTCATCTTCGAGGCGGTAGAAGCCGCTCTTGCGAGCGCGTCACGCAAGCGTTTTGAAAGAGAAGAAGCCAATGTGCGCGTGCATATTGACCGTCGCACTGGCGAATACGAAACCTTCCGCACCTGGACCGTTGTGGAAGATGACGAATTCGAAACGCCAGATTACGAAATTAAAGAGAGCATCGCCGAACAGCGCGATCCGCCGCTGAAATTAGGCGATGTTGTCGAAAAAAACATCGAAAATGCGTCGTTTGGCCGTATTGCTGCACAAACCGCCAAGCAGGTGATCGTGCAGAAAGTACGCGAAGCCGAGCGGGCCGAAGTCGTGCGCCAGTATGCCGATCGCGAAGGTGAACTGGTTGCGGGCATCGTTAAAAAGACCACACGTGATGGCCTGATCATTGATTTGGGTGAAAACGCCGAGGCGTTTTTGCCGCGCAATGAGATGATTCACGGCGAGCGTTACCGCATGAACGAGCGGGTGCGCGCTCTGTTAGTCAAAGTGGATCCCGATGCACGCGGTGCCCAGCTTCAGCTATCGCGGACGTGCCCCGAGCTGATCATCGAACTGTTCAAAATTGAAGTGCCAGAGATCGCAGAGCAGTTGATTGAGATCAAAGGTGCTGCGCGTGACCCCGGTTCACGGGCCAAAATTGCGGTAAAAACCAATGATCGCCGCATCGACCCGGTCGGTGCCTGTGTGGGTATGCGCGGTTCACGCGTTCAAGCGGTCTCTTCGGAGCTGCAAAACGAACGCGTTGATATCGTGCTGTGGGATGACAATCCCGCCCAATTGGTGATTAACGCCATGGCGCCTGCCGATGTGGGGTCTATCCTTGTGGACGAAGACGCTCACGCAATGGATGTGGCGGTGGCGCAGGATAACCTTGCTCAGGCCATTGGCCGGAGCGGTCAGAACGTGCGTTTGGCTTCTGAACTTACCGGCTGGCGCATTAATGTCATGACCGAAGAGGAAGCGGAGTCTAAGCGCGATCAAGAGATTGATAGCCTGGTGGACTCTTTTATCCAGCATCTCGATGTTGATGAAGATGTCGCTCGCCTATTGGTGGATGAGGGGTTCACTACCCTGGAAGAAGTCGCCTACGTGCCGATGGAAGAGATGCTCGAAATCGAAGAGTTCGATGAAGATTTAGTCGAAGCGCTTCGTGCACGTGCGAAAGACGAGCTGCTGACGATGGCCATTGCCACGGAAGAAGCGCTAGACGGTGCCCAGCCAGCAGCAGATCTGCTGGAGATGGATGGCATGGAGCGCCACCTGGCCTTCATTCTGGCCAGTCGCGGCATCGTTACCATGGAAGATCTCGCCGAGCAGTCTGTCGACGATCTGGTCGATATCGAGGAGTTGGACGAAGCGCGCGCAGCGGCACTGATCATGACTGCCCGTGCGCCCTGGTTTGAAGTCGATGACGCATCGGATTCGAACACACAGTAA
- the infB gene encoding translation initiation factor IF-2, translating into MSDMTVKDFAGKVGRDVPRLLEQMKEAGLKHASESDAVSEEDKQKLLSFLKKSHGGSDTPEAGKNRITLTRKTRSRINTGERGKTIEVQVRKKKTYVKSAEDEKPKAPEPSYTGPRQLVGDMAEAEAERKVSDAREAEEKAAAKKARAAQVAEATARSNKEAEATARSKESEAKPKAPAAAKAPATPDIPVPNLEIDDTPSGDDMPPAPPKEGRTDRRTAPPKKTAAKNKGRRDDEDRGDREERKRGGGGKKVKRAEQRRGGRRGGNQTGNGKHAFQKPTQPIVREVSIPESISVAELADKMSIKANEVIKAMFNMGAAVTINQTIDQDTAAIVVEEMGHTPKLVKDDALETEMLEGISYEGEEITRSPVVTVMGHVDHGKTSLLDYIRKAKVATGEAGGITQHIGAYHVEDNHGGVTFLDTPGHAAFTAMRARGAKATDVVILVVAADDGVMPQTIEAIEHSKAAEVPMVVAVNKIDKDGIDLDRIKNELSQHGVISEEWGGDTQFVHVSAKTGEGMEELLEAIQLASEVLELKAVPSAPGKGVVVESRLDKGRGPVATVLVQNGTLKKGDIVLAGLHYGRVRALTNELAQQVDSVGPAMPVEIQGLGGTPDAGDDFMVVADEKKAREVANFRQGKYREVRLARQQKAKLENMFSQMGQDEVAKVNIVLKADVQGSLEAIKGALEELSTDEVEVAVVSSGVGGITGTDANLALASEAIVVGFNVRADAAAREIIEREGLDLRYYSVIYQLIDEVKQAMSGMLAPEWKEEIVGIAEVRDVFRAPKIGAIAGCMVVEGSVHRNKKIRVLRDDVVIYEGELESLRRFKDDVQEVRNGMECGIGVKNYNDVQVGDKIEVFDQVKVERSL; encoded by the coding sequence ATGTCAGATATGACAGTTAAAGATTTCGCAGGAAAGGTGGGCCGTGATGTGCCTCGCCTACTAGAGCAAATGAAAGAAGCGGGTTTGAAACACGCTTCTGAAAGCGATGCTGTGTCTGAAGAAGATAAGCAGAAGCTACTGAGTTTCTTGAAGAAGAGCCACGGCGGTAGCGACACCCCTGAAGCGGGCAAAAACCGCATCACGCTGACGCGCAAAACCCGTAGCCGTATCAATACCGGCGAGCGCGGCAAAACCATTGAAGTGCAGGTACGTAAGAAAAAAACCTACGTCAAAAGCGCTGAAGATGAAAAGCCGAAAGCGCCGGAGCCTAGCTATACCGGCCCGCGCCAGCTAGTGGGCGATATGGCGGAAGCCGAAGCTGAGCGCAAAGTGTCTGATGCGCGTGAAGCCGAAGAAAAAGCCGCTGCTAAGAAAGCCCGCGCTGCACAGGTAGCGGAAGCCACCGCGCGTAGTAATAAAGAAGCTGAAGCGACGGCTCGCAGTAAAGAGTCTGAAGCCAAGCCGAAAGCGCCTGCTGCAGCCAAAGCACCGGCTACGCCCGACATTCCGGTGCCGAATCTTGAAATCGACGATACGCCGTCCGGTGACGATATGCCGCCAGCGCCGCCGAAAGAGGGCCGCACTGACCGTCGTACCGCTCCGCCTAAGAAAACGGCAGCGAAGAACAAAGGTCGCCGTGACGATGAAGATCGTGGTGATCGCGAAGAGCGCAAGCGCGGTGGCGGCGGTAAGAAGGTAAAACGTGCCGAACAGCGTCGCGGTGGTCGCCGTGGTGGCAATCAGACCGGCAATGGCAAGCACGCTTTCCAGAAGCCGACTCAGCCGATCGTGCGTGAAGTATCGATCCCTGAATCGATCAGCGTAGCGGAATTGGCCGACAAGATGTCGATCAAGGCCAACGAAGTGATCAAGGCCATGTTTAACATGGGCGCTGCGGTGACCATCAACCAAACCATCGATCAGGATACGGCTGCGATCGTGGTGGAAGAGATGGGTCATACGCCGAAGCTGGTGAAAGATGACGCGCTGGAAACGGAAATGCTTGAAGGCATCTCCTATGAAGGCGAAGAGATCACGCGCTCACCCGTTGTGACGGTGATGGGTCACGTTGACCACGGTAAAACCTCGCTGCTGGATTACATCCGTAAAGCGAAAGTGGCGACCGGTGAAGCGGGTGGTATTACCCAGCATATCGGTGCCTACCACGTGGAAGATAACCACGGTGGCGTGACCTTCCTGGATACCCCAGGCCACGCGGCGTTTACCGCCATGCGTGCCCGTGGTGCCAAGGCGACAGACGTGGTTATTCTGGTTGTGGCTGCCGACGATGGCGTGATGCCTCAGACGATTGAGGCGATTGAACACTCCAAAGCTGCTGAAGTGCCCATGGTGGTCGCGGTCAACAAGATCGACAAAGATGGTATCGATCTTGATCGCATCAAGAATGAGCTTTCGCAGCACGGCGTGATCTCCGAAGAGTGGGGCGGTGATACGCAGTTTGTTCACGTCTCCGCCAAGACCGGCGAAGGTATGGAAGAGCTGCTGGAAGCGATCCAGCTGGCCTCTGAAGTGCTCGAGCTTAAAGCGGTTCCTTCTGCGCCGGGTAAAGGCGTGGTGGTTGAATCACGTCTTGATAAGGGTCGTGGTCCTGTGGCTACCGTACTGGTTCAGAACGGTACGCTGAAAAAGGGCGATATCGTCCTGGCAGGTCTGCACTACGGTCGCGTACGTGCGCTGACTAACGAACTTGCCCAGCAGGTTGATTCGGTTGGCCCGGCCATGCCGGTAGAGATTCAAGGCTTGGGCGGTACGCCGGATGCCGGTGATGACTTTATGGTTGTCGCTGACGAGAAGAAAGCCCGCGAAGTGGCTAACTTCCGTCAAGGCAAATACCGTGAAGTGCGCCTGGCGCGTCAGCAGAAGGCCAAGCTGGAGAACATGTTCAGCCAGATGGGCCAAGACGAAGTGGCCAAGGTCAACATCGTCCTCAAAGCCGATGTGCAAGGCTCGCTGGAAGCGATCAAAGGTGCCTTGGAAGAGCTTTCCACCGATGAAGTCGAAGTGGCGGTGGTGTCCTCGGGTGTCGGTGGTATCACCGGTACCGATGCTAACCTGGCGCTTGCTTCTGAAGCCATCGTGGTCGGCTTTAACGTCCGTGCCGACGCCGCTGCCCGTGAGATCATCGAACGTGAAGGTCTGGATCTGCGCTACTACAGCGTTATTTACCAGCTGATCGATGAGGTCAAACAGGCGATGAGCGGTATGCTCGCACCTGAGTGGAAAGAAGAGATCGTCGGTATTGCTGAAGTGCGCGATGTGTTCCGGGCGCCGAAGATTGGTGCCATCGCCGGCTGTATGGTGGTTGAAGGCAGCGTGCACCGTAATAAGAAGATCCGCGTGTTGCGTGATGACGTGGTGATCTACGAAGGCGAACTCGAATCGCTGCGCCGCTTCAAAGACGATGTGCAGGAAGTGCGCAACGGCATGGAGTGTGGCATCGGCGTGAAGAACTACAACGATGTCCAAGTCGGCGATAAGATCGAAGTCTTCGACCAAGTGAAGGTCGAGCGTAGCCTGTAA
- the rbfA gene encoding 30S ribosome-binding factor RbfA — translation MREFKRTDRVADQLQKELAVLIQREVKDPRLGMVTVSGVTVSRDLGYSDVYVTLLGEQEPERIKENLQVLKRAAGFLRSQIAKRIKLRHVPELRFHFDESVVRGQQLSSLIDEAVTTDRARYQNDDDDDYQDAGQDSASDGDAQQSEETR, via the coding sequence ATGCGCGAATTTAAGCGTACCGACCGGGTAGCCGACCAGCTCCAAAAGGAGCTGGCGGTGTTGATCCAACGAGAAGTGAAAGACCCGCGTTTGGGCATGGTCACGGTCAGCGGTGTCACCGTTAGCCGTGACCTTGGCTACTCCGACGTCTACGTCACTCTGTTGGGTGAACAAGAGCCCGAGCGTATTAAAGAGAATCTGCAGGTGCTTAAGCGCGCTGCCGGTTTTCTAAGAAGCCAGATTGCCAAGCGCATCAAGCTACGTCACGTACCGGAGCTGCGTTTTCATTTCGATGAGAGCGTGGTGCGCGGTCAGCAACTTTCTTCATTGATTGATGAAGCGGTGACGACGGATCGTGCACGCTATCAAAACGATGATGATGACGATTATCAAGACGCTGGCCAAGACAGTGCCTCAGACGGCGACGCCCAGCAAAGTGAGGAAACTCGCTAG
- the truB gene encoding tRNA pseudouridine(55) synthase TruB encodes MARQRRGLPVNGVLLLDKPKGVSSNHALQRVRRLFQAQKAGHTGTLDPMATGLLPICLGEATKFSSHLLEADKVYRTRVELGVITDTGDAEGTIIEQHEVPSLSADDVEAVLTRFRGEIDQVPPMYSALKHQGKKLYELAREGKQVERAARRVSVYDARLLSFEGTAFELEVSCSKGTYIRTLAEDIGQALGCGAHISQLRRLKTGPFLADAMWTLEALEALADQAALEAELMPVDVLVDHLPLLTVDDTAHSRLAHGQPAALETGALAPDEVARLYYAETFIGLGVVKGAQEVAPKRLLSTVAIS; translated from the coding sequence GTGGCGCGTCAACGTCGCGGTTTGCCGGTTAATGGCGTACTACTGCTGGATAAGCCCAAGGGCGTTTCCAGCAACCATGCGCTGCAGCGTGTGCGTCGGTTGTTCCAGGCTCAAAAAGCCGGGCACACCGGCACGCTAGACCCGATGGCAACCGGGTTATTGCCGATTTGTCTAGGCGAGGCGACCAAGTTTTCATCGCACTTGCTGGAAGCCGACAAGGTGTATCGCACCCGGGTAGAGCTAGGGGTGATCACCGATACCGGCGATGCAGAAGGCACGATTATTGAGCAGCATGAGGTTCCCAGCCTAAGCGCCGATGACGTGGAAGCTGTGCTCACCCGTTTTCGCGGTGAGATTGACCAAGTGCCGCCCATGTATTCTGCCCTCAAGCATCAGGGCAAAAAACTTTACGAGTTGGCCCGTGAAGGCAAGCAGGTAGAGCGTGCAGCCCGGCGCGTAAGCGTGTATGATGCGCGCCTGCTATCGTTTGAAGGCACTGCTTTTGAACTGGAAGTAAGCTGCAGTAAAGGCACTTACATCCGCACGTTAGCCGAAGATATTGGCCAAGCGCTTGGCTGTGGTGCACACATCAGTCAACTAAGAAGGCTCAAAACGGGACCTTTTTTAGCCGACGCGATGTGGACGCTAGAGGCCTTGGAAGCATTGGCCGACCAAGCGGCACTGGAAGCTGAGCTGATGCCCGTGGATGTGTTGGTGGATCATTTACCGTTACTGACGGTAGACGACACCGCCCATTCTCGTTTGGCCCATGGCCAGCCCGCTGCTCTCGAAACCGGCGCATTAGCCCCGGACGAAGTAGCCCGACTTTATTACGCCGAGACGTTTATCGGCCTTGGCGTAGTGAAAGGTGCTCAGGAAGTGGCGCCTAAGCGACTGTTAAGTACCGTCGCTATCTCGTAA
- the rpsO gene encoding 30S ribosomal protein S15 has translation MALTAEKKAEIVTEYGRGDNDTGSPEVQVALLSANINGLQDHFKTNKQDHHSRRGLIRMVNQRRKLLDYLKRKDFERYQSLIQRLGLRR, from the coding sequence ATGGCTTTAACCGCTGAGAAGAAGGCCGAGATCGTCACTGAATACGGCCGCGGCGACAACGATACCGGTTCCCCTGAAGTGCAGGTTGCACTGCTGAGCGCCAACATTAATGGCCTGCAGGATCATTTCAAGACCAACAAACAGGATCACCACTCGCGTCGTGGTCTGATCCGCATGGTTAACCAGCGTCGTAAGCTGCTGGACTACCTAAAGCGTAAAGATTTCGAACGCTATCAGTCTCTGATTCAGCGTTTAGGTCTGCGTCGTTAA
- the pnp gene encoding polyribonucleotide nucleotidyltransferase: protein MLKEVAVNPVKKTFQYGRSTVTLETGRIARQATGAVMVTMDDTVVLCTVVARKEANPSQPFFPLSVHYQEKTYAVGKIPGGFFKREGRPTEKETLTSRLIDRPIRPLFPKGFMNEVQVVCTVLSTDRNHDPDIAALLGTSAALSISGVPFSGPIGAARVGFNEEKGYFLNPTVEELASSELDMVVAGTEKAVLMVESEAKELLEDEMLGAVLFGHQEMQVAISAINELVAEAGKPRWEWQAAEENQALKAAMADAFEAKVGDAYRITDKMQRQDALAELKDQAIEQLAADEGEPVNDKFSKDDVKGAFASLEKRVVRSRVVKGEPRIDGRDNQTVRPLAIEVGVLPKAHGSAVFTRGETQAIAVATLGTLRDSQLIESLEGERKDRFMLHYNFPPYSVGEAGFMGGPKRREIGHGRLARRGVQAMLPSEDVFPYTIRVVSEITESNGSSSMASVCGSSLALMDAGVPLKAPVAGIAMGLVKDPDGFAVLTDILGDEDHLGDMDFKVAGSEEGVTALQMDIKIEGINEEIMELALQQALTARLSILEQMNVVISQSRSDVSDNAPSMATIKIDPDKIRDVIGKGGATIRKICEDTGASIDLDDDGTVRIYAEDKAAAKRAIDTVLAITAEAEIGKLYHGKVVRIADFGAFVNIMPGTDGLVHISQIVAERVNNVRDFLNEGDDVIVKVLDIDNRNRVKLSMKEITEEEKAAFAAEAAETEATI, encoded by the coding sequence ATGCTGAAGGAAGTCGCTGTGAATCCGGTAAAGAAAACGTTCCAGTACGGTCGTAGCACCGTCACGCTCGAAACCGGGCGTATTGCCCGCCAAGCTACCGGCGCTGTCATGGTTACCATGGATGACACCGTCGTGCTGTGTACCGTTGTTGCTCGTAAAGAGGCAAACCCGAGCCAACCCTTTTTCCCCCTCTCGGTACACTACCAAGAGAAAACCTACGCAGTGGGCAAGATTCCTGGCGGCTTCTTCAAGCGCGAAGGTCGTCCCACCGAGAAAGAGACGCTGACCTCGCGGCTGATTGATCGCCCGATCCGTCCGCTGTTTCCCAAAGGCTTCATGAACGAAGTGCAGGTCGTGTGTACCGTTCTCTCTACCGACCGTAACCACGATCCGGATATCGCCGCACTGCTTGGCACCTCCGCGGCGCTGAGCATCTCTGGCGTGCCTTTTAGTGGCCCGATTGGCGCAGCCCGGGTTGGTTTTAACGAAGAGAAAGGCTACTTCCTCAACCCAACGGTTGAAGAACTGGCCTCCTCTGAGCTCGACATGGTCGTTGCCGGTACTGAAAAAGCCGTGCTGATGGTTGAGTCTGAAGCAAAAGAGCTGCTCGAAGATGAAATGCTGGGCGCCGTTCTGTTCGGTCACCAGGAAATGCAGGTCGCGATCAGTGCCATTAACGAACTGGTCGCTGAAGCGGGCAAACCGCGCTGGGAGTGGCAGGCCGCCGAAGAGAACCAGGCGCTCAAAGCCGCCATGGCCGATGCCTTTGAAGCTAAAGTGGGCGACGCTTACCGCATCACCGACAAAATGCAGCGCCAGGATGCACTGGCTGAGTTGAAAGACCAGGCGATTGAACAGCTGGCAGCCGATGAAGGCGAACCGGTTAACGACAAGTTCAGTAAAGATGACGTCAAAGGTGCTTTTGCTAGCCTGGAAAAACGCGTTGTGCGTTCACGGGTGGTCAAAGGCGAGCCGCGTATTGACGGTCGTGACAATCAAACCGTTCGTCCGCTGGCCATCGAAGTCGGTGTGCTGCCAAAAGCGCACGGCTCTGCCGTCTTTACGCGTGGTGAGACCCAGGCGATTGCCGTAGCAACGCTGGGCACGCTGCGTGATTCACAGCTAATCGAATCACTGGAAGGTGAGCGTAAAGACCGCTTTATGCTGCACTACAACTTCCCTCCCTACTCGGTGGGTGAAGCCGGCTTTATGGGTGGCCCGAAGCGTCGCGAAATCGGCCATGGCCGCTTAGCACGTCGTGGCGTGCAGGCAATGCTGCCGTCAGAAGACGTCTTCCCTTACACCATTCGTGTGGTGTCTGAAATTACCGAGTCTAACGGTTCCAGCTCCATGGCCTCTGTATGTGGCTCTTCGCTGGCCCTGATGGACGCAGGCGTGCCGTTAAAAGCACCGGTCGCCGGTATTGCCATGGGCTTGGTAAAAGACCCGGACGGTTTTGCGGTATTGACCGATATCCTGGGTGACGAAGATCACCTCGGCGATATGGACTTTAAAGTTGCCGGTTCCGAAGAGGGCGTCACCGCCCTGCAGATGGACATCAAGATCGAAGGCATCAACGAAGAGATTATGGAGCTCGCGCTGCAGCAAGCACTGACCGCGCGACTGAGTATTCTCGAGCAAATGAATGTCGTGATCAGCCAGAGCCGTAGCGATGTCTCCGACAACGCGCCGTCCATGGCAACGATTAAAATCGATCCAGACAAAATCCGCGACGTAATCGGTAAAGGTGGCGCAACCATTCGCAAAATCTGCGAAGACACCGGCGCCTCTATTGACCTCGACGACGATGGCACCGTGCGTATCTACGCGGAAGATAAAGCCGCCGCCAAGCGCGCCATCGACACCGTACTGGCGATTACCGCTGAAGCGGAAATCGGCAAGCTGTATCACGGCAAGGTCGTGCGTATTGCCGACTTCGGTGCGTTCGTTAACATCATGCCGGGTACCGATGGCCTAGTTCACATCTCGCAGATCGTTGCCGAGCGCGTTAACAACGTGCGCGACTTCTTGAACGAAGGCGATGACGTGATCGTTAAGGTGCTGGATATCGACAACCGCAACCGCGTTAAGCTGTCGATGAAAGAGATCACCGAAGAAGAGAAAGCCGCTTTTGCAGCGGAAGCAGCGGAAACCGAAGCGACGATTTAA
- a CDS encoding MFS transporter, whose product MEQQQAPRWWAVVAVMIGIFLLVTAEQLPIGLLSQVASSMGVTPGMAGLMVTVPGVVAAFSAPLLPVAVGRLDRRIMLTVLMAVMVAGSVLSALASSFILLLAARVLVGLSIGGFWAVAGSIAPRLVPEAQVPKAMTMIFGGVAAASVLGVPLGTLLGDLSNWRVAFGALGGLSLLTAVALWCWLPPLPPREPVRLRVLAQQFSNRGVRVAVLTTAFVVVGHFAAYTFISPILQEISGISQRHVSSLLLLYGAAGIVGNIAAGMFAGRHPYRAVLAIPSLLFIVVAVFPLLGVQPSSGVMLLMMWGAVFGSVSVSIQTWIIRTAPNTEAATALMAFTFNMSIGLGAMLGGRIVDGTSLPIAMWAASGLFLLGALLVLSTPAKVVGQKTR is encoded by the coding sequence ATGGAGCAGCAACAAGCGCCGCGTTGGTGGGCGGTGGTGGCCGTGATGATCGGCATTTTTTTATTGGTGACCGCGGAGCAACTGCCGATTGGGTTGCTTTCCCAGGTGGCGTCGAGCATGGGCGTTACCCCCGGCATGGCAGGCTTAATGGTCACCGTGCCCGGCGTGGTCGCTGCCTTTTCAGCCCCGCTGCTGCCGGTAGCGGTGGGGCGCTTGGATCGGCGCATTATGCTCACTGTATTGATGGCCGTGATGGTGGCCGGAAGTGTGCTATCGGCATTGGCCAGCAGCTTTATCCTGTTGCTTGCCGCCCGCGTGCTGGTGGGGCTTAGCATTGGTGGTTTTTGGGCGGTGGCGGGCAGTATTGCCCCACGCCTGGTGCCGGAGGCTCAGGTGCCAAAAGCGATGACGATGATTTTTGGTGGCGTCGCGGCAGCCTCGGTGCTGGGTGTGCCGTTGGGTACGCTGCTGGGGGATCTAAGCAACTGGCGGGTCGCCTTTGGGGCGCTGGGAGGGCTAAGCCTGTTAACGGCCGTTGCGCTGTGGTGTTGGCTACCGCCGCTACCACCGCGAGAACCTGTGCGTTTGCGGGTATTGGCGCAGCAGTTTAGCAATCGCGGTGTGCGAGTCGCGGTGTTAACCACCGCCTTTGTAGTGGTTGGCCACTTTGCTGCCTATACCTTTATTAGCCCTATCCTGCAAGAGATCAGCGGTATTTCCCAGCGCCATGTGAGCAGTCTGCTGCTGCTTTACGGGGCGGCAGGCATTGTGGGCAATATTGCGGCAGGCATGTTTGCCGGGCGCCACCCCTACCGCGCTGTGCTGGCGATTCCCAGCCTGTTGTTCATTGTGGTGGCTGTCTTCCCGCTGCTGGGTGTTCAGCCGAGCAGCGGCGTCATGTTGCTCATGATGTGGGGCGCGGTGTTTGGCAGCGTATCGGTCAGCATTCAAACCTGGATTATACGCACCGCACCCAACACCGAAGCCGCCACGGCGTTGATGGCGTTTACCTTCAATATGTCGATTGGTTTGGGCGCTATGCTGGGTGGGCGTATCGTCGATGGTACTAGCTTGCCCATTGCCATGTGGGCCGCATCCGGATTATTCCTGCTAGGCGCGCTACTGGTACTAAGCACGCCAGCCAAGGTCGTTGGCCAGAAAACACGTTGA